From one Streptomyces sp. NBC_01478 genomic stretch:
- a CDS encoding AfsR/SARP family transcriptional regulator gives MEARLRFAVLGPVRAWRGSDEIELGPPQQRAVLAALLLAEGSQVPASGLIDAVWGTRAPASAPGILRTYVHRLRKALEPAGDTASSVLRSTGDGYQLRISPEELDLGAFRELLARAERARRAGDPKGAVGYLRDALDLWRGTALAGVRGEYAQAQRHRLGELRLSAEAARITAELDLGVHAEATAELTGLVTEHPLDERFRELLMLALYRSGQQAAALATYRDAQTLLAGELGVDPGPALQAMYQRVLRADAGLLAPLAPAEPAPVPAQAPAPLPVQAPAVPAQLPAGLAVFVGRDAELAEAARLPTGGTVVVSAIAGMAGVGKTTFAVRWARQVADRFPDGQLYLNLRGFDPVGLPVAPEHALRTLLESLGAGTRGLPQGVDALAALYRTLLTGKRMLVLLDNARDAAQVRPLLPGAPGCLVIVTSRDRLAGLVAVDGAHPLHLDLLSVPEARALLTRRLGQGRVAAEPDAVEEIIARCGRLPLALAVTAARAAIRSALPLSAIAAELRDSADGLDWFHDGDAAADVRAVFSWSYHALTTDAARLFRLLGMHPGPDIALPAAAGLAGLTIPHTRQLLSELVQAHLVDESVPGRYASHDLLRAFATELTEALDPPQEARTARHRMFDHYLHTAREALALTARTRVLISLAPAVEGVRPEEFNGDTAKAVAWFTAERAVLLAGIEQAATHGYDVHTWQLAWAVASYLHRCGLWREHEAVHRTALDAARRLGDTAAEAHVLRLLAFSTADMGRVEEARAHAERAIELFTESGDTRACAEGYFTLSWVEERQGDPEAALAAAQRYLALSSVHDGHGVDDSRDRMTTACALNVVGWFQTCLGQHQQALDHCQQAVTLFLELGDETGAAATWDSIGHAYHHLGQYEQAVTAFRNTLDLSRRGDLPLLTAGTLRRLGDTHLSAADPDAARAAWVEGLDILERIGHADAESLRTRLRQLDEPSDLVEADAAPTDS, from the coding sequence CGGCGAGTGGTCTGATCGACGCGGTGTGGGGGACAAGGGCACCGGCTTCCGCGCCTGGCATCTTGCGGACGTACGTCCACCGGCTGCGGAAAGCGCTGGAGCCGGCCGGGGACACCGCGTCGTCCGTGCTCCGTTCCACGGGGGACGGCTATCAACTCCGTATCTCGCCGGAGGAGCTGGACCTCGGTGCCTTCCGGGAGCTGCTCGCCCGAGCCGAGCGGGCGCGCCGTGCGGGAGACCCCAAGGGCGCGGTGGGGTACCTGCGGGATGCGCTCGATCTGTGGCGCGGGACGGCGCTGGCCGGTGTCCGGGGTGAGTACGCGCAGGCCCAGCGGCACCGGCTCGGCGAGTTGCGACTGTCCGCGGAGGCTGCCCGCATCACGGCCGAACTCGACCTCGGTGTCCATGCGGAGGCGACCGCTGAGCTGACCGGGCTGGTCACTGAGCACCCGCTGGACGAGCGGTTCCGGGAGCTGCTCATGCTCGCCCTCTACCGGTCGGGACAACAGGCGGCGGCCCTCGCCACCTACCGCGACGCGCAGACACTGCTCGCGGGCGAGTTGGGGGTCGATCCCGGCCCGGCACTGCAGGCGATGTACCAGCGCGTTCTACGAGCCGACGCCGGGCTCCTTGCTCCGCTCGCCCCGGCCGAGCCGGCACCCGTTCCCGCCCAGGCTCCCGCACCCCTACCTGTACAAGCCCCCGCCGTCCCGGCCCAACTACCCGCCGGCCTGGCGGTCTTCGTCGGCCGAGACGCCGAACTGGCCGAGGCGGCCCGCCTGCCCACGGGCGGCACGGTGGTGGTCAGTGCCATCGCGGGGATGGCGGGTGTCGGCAAGACCACCTTCGCGGTGCGTTGGGCACGACAGGTCGCCGACCGGTTCCCGGACGGTCAGCTGTACCTGAATCTGCGGGGCTTCGATCCGGTCGGTCTGCCGGTCGCGCCGGAGCACGCCCTGCGCACGCTGCTGGAGTCGCTGGGTGCCGGCACCCGCGGGCTGCCGCAGGGCGTCGACGCACTCGCGGCCCTGTACCGCACCCTGCTCACCGGCAAGCGCATGCTGGTGCTGCTGGACAACGCCCGCGATGCCGCGCAGGTTCGGCCACTGCTGCCGGGGGCGCCCGGCTGCCTGGTCATCGTCACCAGCCGCGATCGGCTCGCCGGCTTGGTCGCTGTGGACGGCGCCCACCCTCTCCATCTCGACTTGCTCTCCGTGCCGGAGGCCCGCGCGCTGCTCACCCGGCGCCTCGGGCAGGGCCGGGTCGCGGCCGAACCGGACGCGGTCGAGGAGATCATCGCCCGGTGCGGACGACTGCCGCTGGCCTTGGCGGTCACCGCCGCCCGCGCGGCGATCCGGTCGGCCCTCCCCCTGTCGGCGATCGCCGCCGAACTGAGAGACAGTGCCGACGGCCTCGACTGGTTCCACGACGGCGACGCCGCGGCCGATGTACGCGCTGTCTTCTCCTGGTCGTATCACGCTCTCACCACCGATGCCGCCCGCCTGTTCCGGTTGCTGGGTATGCACCCCGGCCCCGACATCGCCCTGCCCGCGGCGGCCGGCCTGGCAGGGCTCACCATCCCGCACACTCGCCAGTTGCTGTCCGAGCTCGTCCAGGCCCACTTGGTGGACGAGTCCGTACCCGGCCGCTACGCCTCCCACGACCTGCTGCGCGCCTTCGCCACCGAACTGACAGAAGCCCTCGATCCGCCCCAGGAGGCGCGGACGGCTCGGCATCGGATGTTCGACCACTACCTGCACACCGCCCGTGAGGCGCTCGCACTGACCGCCCGTACCCGGGTACTGATCTCGCTGGCCCCAGCGGTGGAGGGGGTGCGTCCGGAGGAATTCAACGGGGACACCGCGAAGGCGGTGGCCTGGTTCACCGCCGAACGGGCGGTGCTGCTCGCCGGCATCGAACAGGCCGCCACCCACGGGTACGACGTCCACACCTGGCAACTTGCGTGGGCCGTGGCCAGCTATCTGCACCGGTGTGGTCTGTGGCGGGAGCACGAGGCCGTGCACCGAACCGCCCTGGACGCGGCGCGCCGGCTGGGCGACACGGCCGCCGAGGCCCATGTCCTCCGCCTTCTCGCCTTCTCCACAGCGGACATGGGCCGCGTCGAGGAGGCACGTGCTCATGCCGAGCGAGCCATCGAGCTGTTCACCGAATCGGGCGACACGAGAGCCTGCGCCGAGGGCTATTTCACGTTGAGCTGGGTGGAGGAGCGGCAGGGCGATCCGGAAGCGGCGCTCGCCGCCGCGCAGCGGTATCTCGCGCTCAGCTCGGTTCATGACGGCCATGGTGTCGACGACAGCCGCGACCGGATGACGACAGCATGCGCCCTCAACGTGGTCGGTTGGTTCCAGACCTGCCTCGGGCAGCACCAGCAGGCCCTCGACCACTGTCAGCAGGCAGTGACCCTGTTCCTGGAACTCGGGGACGAGACCGGGGCGGCGGCCACCTGGGACAGCATTGGCCACGCCTACCATCACCTCGGCCAGTACGAGCAGGCCGTAACTGCCTTTCGCAACACCCTCGATCTCTCCCGGCGGGGCGACCTGCCCTTGTTGACGGCAGGCACCCTCAGGCGTCTCGGGGACACCCACCTCAGCGCCGCCGACCCGGATGCGGCCCGTGCGGCCTGGGTTGAGGGGCTGGACATCCTGGAGCGGATCGGCCACGCCGACGCTGAGTCCCTTCGCACCAGATTGCGTCAACTCGACGAGCCGAGTGATCTGGTGGAGGCGGACGCGGCGCCCACCGACTCGTAG